The DNA segment TAGCATAAGAGGATATGAGCCAGACAAGATGCCTGCGTATGAATTAATAAAACAAGTTATAGAGGCTGGTACATACGCACCAACTAGTATGGGAATGCAATCGCCAATAATTATAGCAGTAACCAATAAGGCAGTGCGCGACAAACTATCTAAGATGAATGGAGATATTCTTGGTACAAAATCAGACCCTTTTTATGGTGCTCCGGTAGTCCTTATAGTACTGGCAAGTAGAGAACGTCCGACATATATTTATGACGGTAGTCTGGTTATGGGAAACCTCATGAATGCCGCTCATTCTGTAGGATTAGGAAGTTGTTGGATTCACCGTGCGAAAGAAGTTTTCGATTCTGCAGAAGGTAAAGCCATGCTTAAAGAATGGGGAATTGAAGGAGATTACGAAGGTATTGCTCATTGTGTAATTGGATATGCACTTAAAGATGCGCCAACAGCAAAACCTCGCAAAAGCGATTATGTAAAATATATAAGATAACTATTTAATGTCTATTTAATATAGCCATTAGCTTTAAGTTCTTTTACAACCTCTTCAAGTGATTCGTACCACTTTTCTCCGAATCTCTGTATAAGTGGTTGCTTCAAGAATTTATAGACAGGAACATCAAGTTCTTTACCTTTTTCCCTAGCACACTTGCATACATCCCATACATGGTAGTTAAGTCCTACCATATCTTCTCCAATCTTAACCTCTCTTATAGGATAAAGATAACAGCTTATCGGTTTACAGAATCTCGTTTTCCCTGAACGATAAGCTTTTTCGAGTGTACAATAGCAACAACCTTTATCATGACATGTAAAGACACAGTCCTTCCCATTAACAATGCTAGTGACCATACATCCTTCTTGGTCAATATACGCTACCCCTTGTTTGTCTATCACAGCCTGCGCCGAAGCCGACAAATCATCCCAAACAGTATCTAGCGAATCCTCTATCCCTCCGATTTCATCTAAGGTGACAGGTGCACCGGCATCACCCTCAACGCAACATTCACCATTGCATTTTTCAAGGTCACAACAAAACTTCTCTGTAAGACAATCAAGAGAAATCAATACATTATCTACTTCTATAATTGGTGGCGTATCCATATATAATTACCATTTAATAGGTTCTTCTCCATTTTGTATCAGATAATCATTTGCCCTACTGAAATGTTTATTTCCAAAAAAGCCACGATAAGCAGACAAAGGAGACGGATGGGCTGACTTTAATACAAGATGCCTGGAAGGGTCAATATATGCCGCCTTACCTTGAGCATAACTACCCCACAGTATAAATACTAAATGTTCCCTATCTTTTGCCAAAGCCTTTATTGCTGCATCTGTAAACTCTTCCCAACCCCTACGTTGATGGCTTCCTGCCTGATGTGCTCTGACAGTAAGTGTAGCGTTAAGAAGAAGTACTCCCTGCTCCGCCCAACGAGAAAGATTTCCGCTCAAAGGAGCAGGGGTACCAAAATCATTCTGTATCTCTTTAAAAATGTTGACTAGTGACGGAGGAAACTGTATCCCATCATTTACAGAGAAGCACAATCCATGCGCCTGACCTGGTTCATGATACGGATCCTGTCCTATAATCACCACTTTAACTTTATCAAATGGACATAGATTGAAAGCATTAAAAATCATTTTACCCGGAGGATAACATGTATTATGCATATATTCCTCACGCACAAACTTAGTCAAATCCAGAAAATATTGTTTCTCGAATTCGGCACCAATATGAGTTTTCCAGCTATCTTCAATCTTAACGTCCATAAGCTTATTTTATTTATCTGAAATCAGATTTTCACCTGTCATATCTGAAGGTTGCCCCAATCCCATAATATGAAGAATAGAAGGCGCAACATCAGCAAGACGACCATCTTTTACTTTTGCACTATTGTTATCTGTTACATATACAAATGGTACAGGGTTAAGAGAATGTGCAGTATTTGGTGTTCCATCAGAATTTATTGCATTATCGGCATTACCATGGTCTGCTATTATTATAGCCTCGTAACCGGTTTCCTTGACAGCTTTAATTACCTCTTTAACACAGTTGTCTACAGCCCATACAGCTTTTGCTATGGCATTGTATATACCTGTATGACCTACCATATCACCATTAGCGAAGTTTACTACGATAAAATCATACTTATCCTCCTTTATGGCAGCTACAAGTTTGTCCTTAACCTCAAAAGCACTCATTTCAGGTTTCAGATCATAAGTAGCAACCTTAGGAGAAGGCACTAATATTCTATCCTCTCCCTCGTAAGGAGCTTCGCGACCACCATTAAAGAAGAATGTTACATGAGCATATTTCTCGGTTTCAGCAGTATGCAATTGTTTTTTACCATTTTTACTCAAGAATTCTCCTAAAGTATCCATAACATTCTCTTTTGGGAATAGGATATGAACGCCCTTGAAAGAAGCATCATAAGGAGTCATACAATAATATTGAAGATTTGGTACAGTCTTCATACCTTCCTCTGGCATATCCTTCTGAGTAAGTACCTGAGTAAGCTCTTTTGCACGGTCATTACGGAAGTTTATGAAAATAACTACATCACCTTCTTTGATAGAACCATCAACAGTTGAGTTTGTTATAGGTTTGATAAATTCATCAGTGACATCCTCGGCATAGCTTTCTTCCATTGCCTTAACCATATCAGTAGCTTTCTTTCCTTTAGCATCTACCAATAAATCATAAGCCTCTTTTACACGGTTCCAACGTTTATCGCGGTCCATTGCGTAGAAACGACCAATGATACTTGCTATATGGCAATCTGTTTTACCACAGACATCCTCTAATTCTTTGATAAATCCGGCACCACTTTTAGGATCCGTATCACGTCCATCCATAAAACAGTGAATGAATGTGTTTTTTAATCCATATTCTTTAGATACCTCACACAACTTAAAAAGATGATCTAATGAAGAATGCACTCCACCATTAGATGTAAGACCCATAAAATGTACTTTTTTGCCAGTCTCTTTAGCATATGTGAAAGCTGATACTATCTCAGGATTCTTCATGATAGAACCATCCTTGCAAGCACGATTTATCTTTACCAGGTCCTGATAGACCACACGACCAGCTCCAATATTAAGGTGTCCTACCTCAGAGTTGCCCATCTGTCCTTCAGGCAAACCAACATCTTCACCACTAGCCTGCAACTGAGAGTGTGCACTTGTTGCGAAAAGGAGGTCTATATAAGGAGTTGGTGTATTATAAATAACATCACCTTTACCATGTTTTCCGATTCCCCAACCATCGAGGATCATTAATAATGCTTTTTTTGCCATAATTGTAATAATTATAATTCTAGAATTTGACCGCAAAGTTACTTTAATTCGGGTGGAATACAAAATAAAATAAGTTTTATTTTATTACTAAATGTATGTCACATTAAACATTCTTTATTGTCACCTATAAACATTATTCTATTTTAACTCTAAAAGCATATAAAATACGCAAGGTTTTATATAATTAAACCGTTGGCATAATTAATTATACTAGCCATTTTATTTATTTTATTGCACTATCGTGTTATTCTTATACAGATTAGTTGTGCTAATAAAATATCTTTTTTATTTTGGTTTGTTGCTTAATTTCACTATATTTGCAACCTAAAATTTATTAACTTATTATCATGAAAATTATAAAAAGGACTACTATTTTTTTAGCAGCTATAATCTGTAGCGCAGAACTTTCAGCACAGGTCAATGCTCCTAAACTAAACGCCAATAATATTGACGAAGTGATTAAGGCAATGACTCTCGAAGAAAAAGCATCTTTGCTTGTAGGTGGAGGAAATGATGGATTTGCCGGTAGCGGTGCAATGATGGGTGCACAGAAAAAGTTGGTAGCAGGTGCTGCCGGTATAACTGTGGCTATACCACGTCTTGGCATACCTTCTATCGTATTGACAGACGGACCTGCAGGAGTGCATATAGACGCTACTCGCGAAGGTACTTCACAGACATTTTATGCCACAGGGTTTCCTATCGGTACGGCCTTGGCGTGTACATGGAATACTGATCTCATAAGGTCTGTAGGTAAGGCTATCGGCAATGAGGTGCTAGAGTATGGATGTGATGTAATACTAGGTCCGGGGATGAATCTTCACCGTAATCCTCTTTGTGGACGTAACTTTGAATATTACTCTGAAGATCCTTTGGTTACAGGAAAAATCGGTGCTGCAATGGTACAGGGCATACAGAGCCAAGGTGTTGGTACTAGTGCAAAACATTTCGCAGTAAACTCTCAAGAGAGTGATCGCACAAAGGTTGACGAAAGACTTTCACAACGTGCTCTGCGTGAACTTTATCTTAAAGGTTTCGAAATAATGGTAAAAGAGAGTCAGCCATGGACCATGATGGCTTCTTACAATAAGATAAATGGAACTTTCTCTCAAGAAAGCCACGACCTGCTAACTACAATATTACGTAATGAGTGGGGATTCAAGGGTGCTGTCATGACAGATTGGATAGGTAAACGTAATACGCCGGCACAGGTACATGCCGGAAATGACTTGATGATGCCGGGATATCCTGCACAAGCAAAAGAGATCATACAAAGTGCAAAAGATGGGAGTCTGGACATTAATGACGTCAATAATGATGTAAAGCATATACTGGATATTGTTGTAAAATCTCCTAAATTTAAAGGTTATAAGTATAGCGATACTCCCGACCTTAAAGCTCATGCAATGATAACGCGTCAAAGTTCTACAGAAGGAATGGTTCTACTTAAAAATGAGAAAAACACCCTACCCTTGCAGAATATCAGAAAAGTTGCTCTTTTTGGAGTAAACTCATATGATTTTCTTTCATGCGGACTAGGTTCAGGCTGTGTTCACGCCCCCTATGTTATTGATATGGTAGCGGGTCTTAATAATGCAGGCATATCAACTACGAAGACTCTTACAGACATATACCAGAAATATGTGGAATATGAAAGAATAAAGTTTCAGGCAGACAAAGACCCAACAATGTGGTTTCTGAGTCAAGGTCAACCTAAGTTACCTGAGATGGATGTAACTAAGCGTTGCATAGACTCTGAAATTGATAATGCTGATGCAGCTATATTTACTATCGGAAGACAGGCTGGCGAAGGACTTGATCGGGATATCAACACAGACTTTAATATAAGCGAATCTGAACGTAAAATATTAAGTGACGTAAGTAATGCTTTCCATCAACATGGCAAACCTTTAATTGTAATAATAAATTCAGGATCTGTAATAGAAACTGCTTCCTGGAGAGACATGGCTGATGCTATACTTGTTGCATGGCAACCTGGTGAGGAGGGAGGAAATGCTGTTGCAGATGTATTAACAGGCAAGGCTAATCCTTCGGGAAAGCTTACCATGACATGGCCTATATCTGCGACAGATCATTTTTCTACAAAAAACTTCCCTCAAGATATGTCTCTTTATGATTATAAATCAATGAAAGATTGGGGAGCACCTATCAAATGCTCTGACTTTACCAATCATGAGGAGGACATTTATGTAGGATATCGGTACTTCGATACATTCAACAAGAATGTTTCATATCCTTTTGGCTATGGTTTGTCTTATACTACATTCAGTTATAGTCATCCTTCTGTGAAAGTTAATGGTGATAATGTTGAAGTATCTATAAATATCAAAAATACCGGCAGCAAATCCGGTAAAGAAGTTGCCGAGGTATATGTATCAGCACCAAAGGGGAAACTACAAAAGCCTACTAAAGAACTTAAAGCTTTTGGCAAGACTAGAGATTTGAAACCTGGTGAAAGTGAAACTCTAAAGATGTCTATTAAAAAGATGGATTTGGCTTCGTTCGATGACACTCAGAGTGAATGGGTCGTAGATAAAGGAACATATACATTCAGAATTGGAGCTTCTAGCCGCGATATAAAGGCATCAGCAACAGTCGGAATATCAGGGGCTACTGAAAAGGTTAACGATGTTATGAAACCTCAGCAGGTTTTAAATTTGCTGAGACAGTAAATATATTATTTGAATAAAATTATGGTTATATGATATTTGTTGGGTACAATATATCACTGTACGACAATATCATATAACCATTTAATAATATATTCTTTATACACGGAAGTATCATATTTATAAATCAGTTTTGCTTTCAGTTAAGGGTTAAGTATCTGATTTTCAGATTGTTCGGCTGAAGGCAACTTTAGATGTACTATATAATATGCCATTTCTTTTTACTAAATATTTCATTATGTATTTTACTAAAAAAGGGTGCTTGCTAAAGACAAAATAAGGCTATTCTACCCACAAAAGCAATGCTTTTTTGTTGCCGTAATAATTATTTACGACTGTTCGACCTAGGTCGCACAACCGTTTGACGAAGGTCGCACGATCATTCGACCTAGGTCGAAACTTCTCGGAGCATAGCTTTTACAACTTATTATCTATGTATTTTAAATATGACAGAGAAGGTTTTGCATGAAATAAGTGTATATAAGACTAAAATGCCTATATTAAGGTGGTTTCAATCAACCAATACTAAGGATAAGGCTTAAAAGGGTCAACCCTAATTCGAGAAACAAAAAATAGAGGGGCATGATCCAAATTTTGAAGTTGCCTTCAGCCGAACAATCTGAAAATCAGATACTTAACCCTTAACTGAAAGCAAGACTTAATTAACATTTATAAAAAACATACACCTATTTATAACGTAATACAGACATACAGTATTTTACGAAACAAAAAAATCCCCGCAAATTATCGTTTGCGGGGATTAATGTTATTATCTAATTATTAATTAGAAATCCTGTTTGTCTAATGAATCATTAAAATCCTTTGGCTCTTTGTTTTCCATAGGATCATGAAAATCTTTATGTTCGAAATGACGTGGCTCGCCATCATTGAATTCTGGACGAGGACGACGCTCACCTCTATCAGGACGAGGACGACGTTCGCCACGCTCTGGACGAGGACGACGCTCACGCTCTACATATCCTTCCGGTTTAGGAAGAAGTGCACGACGAGAAAGTTTGTATTTGCCAGTCTTAGGATCTATCTCCATCAGTTTAACCTGAATCTTATCACCCTCTTTAATACCAGCCTCTTCTACTGTTTCAAGACGTTTCCAGTCTATCTCTGAGATATGAAGCAATCCGTCTTTTCCAGGCATGATCTCTACGAAACAGCCATAAGGCATTATCGAACGTACTGTTCCTTCGTAAACTTCACCTACATCAGGAACAGCTACAATTCCCTTAATCTTAGCAAGAGCTGCATCGATAACATCCTTGTTAGCACCGCTAACCTGAACCTTACCCTTACCCTCTACTTCGTCAATAGTAATTGTTGCACCTGTTTCTTCCTGCATCTGCTGTATAATCTTTCCACCAGGACCTATTATAGCGCCAATGAATTCTTTAGGTATCTCAATAGCTACAATACGTGGAACCTGTGGTTTAAGTTCGGCACGTGGTTCAGATATAGTATCAGTAAGTTTACCTAAGATATACTCACGACCTGCTTTAGCCTGTAGAAGAGCTTTCTCAAGAATATCGAAACTCAGTCCGTCACACTTGATATCCATCTGTGTTGCAGTAAGACCATCTTTTGTACCTGTTGTCTTGAAGTCCATATCTCCAAGGTGATCTTCATCACCAAGGATATCACTCAATACTGCATATTTATCTTCGCCAGGGTTCTTGATAAGTCCCATAGCTATACCGCTTACAGGTTTCTTCATTGGAACACCGGCATCCATAAGTGCAAGTGTACCTGCACATACTGTAGCCATAGATGAAGAACCGTTGCTCTCTAGAATCTCAGAAACAAGACGTACTGTATAAGGATAGTCTGCTGGAATCTGATTCTTAAGTGCACGCCATGCCAAATGACCATGACCAATCTCACGACGACCTACACCACGCTGTGATTTAGCCTCGCCTGTACAGAAAGGAGGGAAATTATAATGTAGGATAAAACGCTGGTAGCTCTTGTTAAGAACATCATCTACCATCTTTTCATCCAATTTTGTACCAAGTGTACATGTAGTAAGAGACATTGTCTCGCCACGCTGGAACAAAGAAGATCCATGAGGCATTGGCAGTGGAGAAACCTCGCACCAGATAGGGCGAATTTCGTCTGTCTTACGACCATCAAGGCGCTTACCTTCGTCTAGAAGGCAACGACGCATAGAGTCACGCATTACATCTGCATAGTAGCGGTCAATAAGTGCATATTTTGCAGCAATTTCGTCTTCGCTCAACTCTGTATGAGCTGCGGCATAAGATTCCTCAAAATCAGCCTTAATCTTATCGAAAGAGTCTTCACGCTCTTTTTTGTCTTTATTTCCGGCTTCTGCTATAGCATAGCATTTATCATATGTTTCCTTACGGAGCTGTTCACGAAGTTCTTCGTCATTATTCTCATGACAATATTCGCGCTTAACATCTGTGCCAAGTTCTTTAGATAGTTCGAGCTGAATTTCACACATAGGTGCAATAGCTTGCTGTGCTGCCTTAAGTGCTCCGAGCAAATCCTGCTCTGATACTTCCTGCATTTCACCCTCAACCATCATAATATTGTCTTTAGAAGCACCTACCATGACATCCATATCAGCCTCTTTCATCTGTGCGATTGTCGGGTTGATTACGTATTCACCCTTAATACGGGCTACACGAACTTCTGATATAGGGCATTCTAGTGGAATATCTGAACAAGCCAAAGCGGCTGAAGCGGCAAATCCTGCTAATGCATCCGGCATATCTACACCATCGGCTGAGAATACAATAACATTAACGAATACTTCTGCATGGAAATTAGAAGGAAAGAGAGGGCGCAATGCGCGGTCTACAAGACGACAAGTAAGAATTTCATTGTCTGTTGCTTTACCTTCGCGTTTGGTAAAACCGCCCGGGAAACGACCGGCTGCGGCATACTGTTCTCTGTACTCTACCTGCAAAGGCATAAAATCTGTTCCGGGAACTGCATCTTTTGCGGCACAAACTGTGGCCAAAAGAACGGTATTGCCCATACGGAGGACACATGAACCGTCGCACTGTTTTGCCACTTTCCCGGTTTCAATGCTGATGGTTCTTCCGTCAGGCAATGAAACTGTTTTCGTAATTACGTTCATCTAAATTAAAACTTTATTGTTTTGATTACATCTAAATATCTTACAAAGATAGGACTCTCCTATTTTTGTTTTTACCGGGCAAAGATAATCAAAAATGTAATAACAAAAGATTTTTTATTCTTAAATCTATATTTAATTCGGTTTTTTTATGTTTTTTCCTGCCTTATCCAACAATTTATCATTTCACTGTTGACTTTCATTTGATTTTATTTCTCAATTCTCGATTAAAATTTATAACTTTGCAGCGATGTTGAAAAATATAATTATAGTGGCTATCGGCAGCGGTATCGGAGGAGTAGTACGCTACTTGCTGTCTAAAGTGATACAGGGATCGATACTTACTTCGTTCCCTATTGGTACTTTAGTAGTGAATCTTCTTGGATGTTTGCTCATCGGTATCTTCTATGGTTTGTTTGACAGAGGTTCGCTACTTAATCCTAATCTCAGGTTACTGCTCACGGTAGGTTTCTGCGGTGGTTTCACTACTTTCAGCACATTTATGAACGAGAGTCTGCAACTTTTCAGATCTGACAATATTCTTTATGGTGCTCTTTATGCCGGTGGCAGTGTATTCCTTGGGCTTCTTGCTGTATTTTTAGGCAGTCAGTTGATAAAACAAATATAACTATAATATGAAAAAGACAATCTTAAAATTATTTTACGTTTGCGTGATAGTCGTCACTACAATTGGAGTATCTTCATGTGGTAGACAGAAATTCCATATAGAGGGTAATATCACAGATGCTAAAGATTCTACTCTATATTTCGAGAATGTAGGACTTAACGGTCCGGTAGTACTTGATTCTGTAAAATTGGCTGAGGATGGATCATTCTCTTTCAGTGGAAATAAGACAAATGCTCCTGAATTCTACCGCCTGAGAATTGCAGGACAATGCATAAATTTATCCATCGACTCAACAGAGACTGTAACTGTAAAGGCTTCTTATCCTACTATGCCTACAAAATACACAGTAAGCGGCTCTTACAACTGTTCTAAAATAAAAGAGCTGGCTCTTATGCAAATAGATCTAACCAACAAGGCTACAGCTTTGAATAATAACTCACAACTTGGAGGCCTTGCACAAGACAGTATAGCGAAATTGGTCGAAGCATATAAGAGCAAAGTAAAACATGACTATATATTCAAGGAGCCAAATAAGGCATATGCTTATTATGCTTTATTCCAGACTTTAGGCAACTCGCTAATTTTCAATCCACGCAACAACAAGGATGATATAAAGGTTTTTGCTGCTGTAGCAACTAGTTGGGATACTTATTACCCTAAAGCTATGAGAGGAAAAAATCTGCATAACATAGCAATAGAGGGAATGAAGAACACACGCATTGTTGAAGCCCAAAACAATCAGAAGATAGACGCCAGCAAAGTCACTGTATCAGGTGTTATTGATATCCCACTATATGACAACAATGGTCATTTGCGTCATCTCACAGATCTGAAAGGCAAAGTGGTCATGTTGGATTTCCATGTATTTGCAACAAAAGAATCGACACAGAGGATAATGGCTCTGCGCAGTATATATAATAAGTATCATAATAAGGGATTTGAGATCTATCAAGTTTCTCTTGATCAAGACGAGCATTTCTGGAAAGTTAATACTGCCGAACTGCCATGGATATCAGTAAGAGATGCCGATGGTATGGATTCACGTTATCTAACTACTTATAACATACAGAACCTACCTGCATTTTTCTTAATAGACAAAAACAACTCTCTTGTTAAACGCGATTCTCAAATCAAGAATCTTGACGAGGAAATAAAGAAATTGCTGTAATGTTCGGAATTCTTTAAAAAGAATTATTTAGTCGTAATTAATCGACAGATAATAAAAATAATGTTCCAACCTTGAAAGCAGGTTGGGACATTATTTTTAACAGGAAAATTAGTCTGTTTAATGTTATATTCGAATAGCACTAGAAGCTCTGCAACCAAGCCTTAAGTTCTAATTCCATTTCGATATGGTACATAAAGTTTTCACGGAATCCCCATCCATGACCTCCTGAAGGATAAACATGAAGAGACGCAGGAACATCGTGACGATAAAGTTCGAAATAATAATTTACGCCATTAGCCGGTTGTACAGCATTATCATCATCGCTTAAAGTAATGAAAGCTCTAGGTGTATTTCTTGTTACCTTCATATCATTGCTATATTCATCCTCCAGTTTTTTCTTTACGTCTTTACCGAAGAAATTATCGTGCGAACCCTGATGCGTATAACCGGGTTGCATAGTAATAACAGGATAGAAAAGTATCTGGAAGTTAGGATATGCGTCTTTTTCAGAATGAGTTGCTATTGTTGAAGCCAAATGACCGCCGGCAGAAGAACCCATTATACCAACATTATTTGGATCAATATGCCACGCCACTGCATTACGGCGAACAAGTTTGATTGCTTCTTCCGCATCAGATATAGGCACTAAATAGTTTCCACGTGGCATACGGTATTTCAGTACTATTGCAGCTATACCCATCTTATTGAAAAAAGGAGCCCAGTCGTAGCCTTCATGGTCAATTGCAAGATGAGCATATGCGCCTCCAGGACAAATTACGACAGCACGGCCAGTAGCTTTCTGAGGATTTGGAAGGTATACCCGAACCTTTGCTGTATCGTTTACATCTCCATTATTATTGGGAGCTCCTCCCTGCCAAAGATTCATGTCTAAAGGTTTCTGAGCTGTAGCCGACATTGAAACTGCAACTAAAGCTAATAGCAATAATGATTTAATTTGTTTCATTGTTTTTATTAATAGTATAATTTGATAACTTTTTATGTAAATATTTTGATAATCAGTTGCAAAGATAGGTATTTTTTTGTAATATTGCAGTCGTTATTAATCAAAGATATTATGCATAAACAGTTTTTAATTATTTCAGCTTTTGCCGCAATTGCCTTAAGTGCTCAAGCAAAGGTAACCTTACCTCATCTAATTAGTGATAACATGATTTTACAGCAAAATAGCGATGCCCGACT comes from the Xylanibacter oryzae DSM 17970 genome and includes:
- a CDS encoding alpha/beta hydrolase; the protein is MKQIKSLLLLALVAVSMSATAQKPLDMNLWQGGAPNNNGDVNDTAKVRVYLPNPQKATGRAVVICPGGAYAHLAIDHEGYDWAPFFNKMGIAAIVLKYRMPRGNYLVPISDAEEAIKLVRRNAVAWHIDPNNVGIMGSSAGGHLASTIATHSEKDAYPNFQILFYPVITMQPGYTHQGSHDNFFGKDVKKKLEDEYSNDMKVTRNTPRAFITLSDDDNAVQPANGVNYYFELYRHDVPASLHVYPSGGHGWGFRENFMYHIEMELELKAWLQSF